The region GGAATCTCAGTTTGAGGCTGTGTATTGTTTACAAGTTAACTCTTTAAGTGAGTTATAGTTTTAGATATGAATGTGTCATAACTTGAGTATATAAAGTTGTAACTGAAGTAACTGAACTGAGGAGTTatgtaaaaattttataaatactAATGTAATAAAATGAGAAGTAGAGAAGCCTACTCTAATATGAGAATATGAAAtcttctttgtaaaaaaaaaaaaactattacatttGTTAAGTAGAAATTCTACCATTTTAATTGCCTTATTTTGTGGTGAATTCTTATATATGCTAGGCTACTACATAGAAAATGTATCCAGCCAATGCACTGAGGACTGGATGTAGCCTTCCAAAATCTTTAAATTTTGTCAATTAGCAGACACTTTCATCCtaaatgacttaaaaatgaaaaCGAGGAACACATTGAGCAATTTATGATTCCTATAGTAAATAGTAGAGTCTGTGACACTTCCTCAGTTGAGCAATATTTGtgcaataaaattacattttattggttCCATTATTAACTTCAACAGAAGCACATTTTGGCTTATCACAACGTCAGTGGCAACAGTTGCATTGTGTAACAACATGTAACAACATGACAAATCAACATGAAACCATATCCTATGCAGTGACACAGCTTTACACCTGGGTGCTGCTCTTGCCTGATAAGAATTTTATGACCTCTGATGACCTATGTATAATTTGACTGTAACAACTTTTCTTTACTAATGTGATTACAGACATGTTTCGTCAGCAGGTGAACATCTTCCATAGTGCAATTAAACTTTAGaaatgaaaatactttttgtaatcttttttcttcttattaCTTTTCAGTGTTATCTCACATTACTGTGAAAAGTTTCAAACGATGCCAGTGCTCTTAGCATATAAAAAGATAATGCCACCATTCAGGATTTAGGCAGCTTTTCCACTGTTTTTACCAGGAAGCTGGGATTTATTTGAGCTTGTTACAACCTGTCTTACACACCCTAGTCATAGTAGTTCATTTTAACATACCAAATGAAAGAGCTTGAGACAGACTGTTTTATTAGAGTGTTTGATCTTATGCAGAGAATCTTTATGCagacatatacatttaaatacaccCTGTTGTGGTAATGTTACAATACTGCGTGTTTGGTATTTGTAAACAGTAATGGGTTAAAAAATGTCAATTTCTCTACAGTTTAGAAGACAACAACTATGtctgattaacatttatttttaaaataaaacaaaaacaaaataaaattatgcttGTCAGCCACATCACTATTTACAGTGCTGTTTTTAACAAACCAAATTCCTCATAAGTAACTACAGTTATATGGGCCAAAGAAAACTTTGAAAGTACCTTGTGTTATTACTATACTCACATAGGCTTATTATTAatctttatattgtatattttcatCCTAAtgaaaagcatcaccaagtaAAGCACGTAAAGAAGTTAATCAACAATATTGTGTATCAGCTATGTAAATATTTATTCTACCATGGCATCACATACAGAGACCAACCCATAATCTGTGCTTATTAATCACGAGTCTGCAGACGCAAAAGCAGGTGCTCGCATTTACTGCTTTAATTCCCTCTCATTCCATTAGACTTCAGTGAAACGTTTCATTAGCCTTTTTCTTGACAAATATCATCTGTGTTTATAAATATTTCCCAAAGATTTCTGGTATGTCTACACATTTCAGTGACATACCCATATTGTTGCtaactcactatatatttcaagGGCAGACTGACCGTGCCAGAGACAGCCtgcatttttacctcagtattggGAGAATGTGTCACGAAATGCATTGGCATAAGTCAATAACATTCTGTATTCATTGCTATTGATTACTATCAAACACATGGGAACATAGGAAGATAGGGGGAAAAAGTCAATggcaattatttttaatataacacaCAGATGTGCTCTAACAATGCTCCCAATGATTTGACTCCATTTGTTTATTGTGCCACCATTTGCATAGATTGACAAATACTTGTACTCCATGCGGTTCTGTGATGAGACGCTGCGAGACATCATGTCCCGCTTCCGAAGGGAAATGGAGAATGGACTGTGCCGAGACACCAACCCGACAGCCACCGTCAAGATGTTGCCCACCTTTGTAAGGTCCATCCCTGATGGATCAGGTaagctatttaaaaataaataaatctgtttcaTGTATAATTATATGTACACACAAAAATTTGACTTCTATTGTACCTCAAAGTCCTTAAATAATTCCAAAATCTTACTTCTGAAGTAAATTTAATATGTGGGTTTAATTCATTTATACCATTTGTGTTTCTTTTGAGTACAATTTTTCCTTTTCAAATATGCATATGCAGTGTATAGCAGAAAAAGAATTGGCCTGGGCACAAGGTAGTGTCAAGCAAATCATAAAATCTGCAATTATGTCCTTTAGAGCTAGTCTCAAAAACCAATATCAGCCTTCTTCATTGTACCTATTTTAAATGCTTTGACAAAAGAattaacaaaatatgttttgaattGAAAAAGTCAAATGCACACAGTTGAATTAAAGCCTCAATGGAAAGGAGCACTGCAATCAAAAATTGTTTTTGAGTGTGATCACAAAagtttgtgttgtgtattttgaGTAAAGTTGAACCTCAGAAGGTATTCATTAAAAGCTGTTGAGAAAGTTGTTAAGAAAACTAGTTTAACCAGTATTGCTGCAGGTGTAGACTTACTAAAGCACAAACATTTTTGTTAGTGACCTACTTGTTTATAACACTATTTGTTAATTCCAATATTAAAATGCATATCTAGTACCCTGTACATACAACAAACATCATCACTCAGGATGTCTGGCAATGAGGGctaattttttacttaaaatatttatcGTAATTATACTGTACATAAGCCCCTGATGTCATTAGAGAAATTATATTTGAAACGTCACAATTCTGAGTTGTCAAAGGTTAGATTTTCTTAACTAGCATTTAGGAAGAAAATTGCCCACCCCTTAATGCATTTACCATGCAAACTTTACCATAATCTTTGTAAAGCACAGAATGGGGTGAACCCTGTTGCACTGAGCGGTCACAATATTGAACCAATTTTCCCTGAACCACAACACTTTCTGAGCTGCACTGACATGTGATTATTCCTTTCTACATGCCCTGCAGCCTCCAACCAGTAGCACAGGATTACATCACAGATTATATGAGCTGTAATCCCTCTATCAGATTGGTATGTGAAAGTTGACTTCAGGGCACTCTGTTAGCATGCCTACATACTGCCTTCTACAAGCAGTTGTCTCTGATTGTGAGTGTGTCCTCACAAGGATGACAATTAGGTGCCTTTTTAACATTCTTTGTGTTATTGCATGACAGCTACATTCCAGTTAATGCTGTCCTGTACCAACAGAGTAATTGTTTAAAAACATTGACAAGAAACAATctgtagcatatatatatatatatatcaaaagtaTAGCTGTCAAGAGTGCTGCTCCCTGGTCCTAAGGTATAGGACACTGCAATATAAGCAAttcttaaatgtatatatagattCTGACCTTCAAGCATTCCACTGATAAAATGTCTTAGTGTGTACAGCACTAAAGTCTgttttttatatatgaaaaaatTCACCAGAACAGAGATTGCCCACATGtatttgattgattttatttaaatttcaatTGCAATTCTATATATTTTAGTGTACATTCTACTGTTTTATTAACACTTCATTCATAGAGCAAATGGGAAAGGTCACATTTTGCTGTAAATTGCACTTTACTGTGTGCATCCTATTAAATCTATGCTAGTATAGGTTGTTTAATGGCCGATGTCAATGTCTAGAGAGCAGGTTGGCTGATTGCGATACAGTGTGTTGCTGATAGAAGCAGTAACTAAATGATAGCAAATAAGATACATTTGAAGTTGTTGAATATTAACAGTTTAAATACTACAGTTATTGGCTGATGCATCTCAAAATTGCCAAATATCGGCAGATTAATTGGTCTGGCCCATATGCTATGTAAATTAACAATTCTTCTAGGCTTGGTTTTATCAGTTGTTAAAACAACACATTAGGTTTACAAAAGATCAGTTGCCATACAAATTGTAAATGTTCACAGAGCACTTCTCTTGACACTTTTGATACTGTATgtattcctttaatattattaacattttactgTAGTAATCTGGAACTGCTATAAGGTAACGTCTCATAATTGATCTCctgaaattgattttaaaatcgtTATTCTCTCAGACACCTTATGTCCAACCAAGAAACAGGAGGCATGGAAAAAAGACATGCATTTGATTTTTGTTGTTGCTAGGCAACAAGAACTGCAAATAATATCGACAATATGACACGTCGCGGTACCCTGAGAGCCAAAAGAGATGGTTATAGAGAATATTTAGACTTAATGCAAACATGCTGACTCCTGCCATTACTCTTTCTCTGTTTAATCTAAGGCACAAACAGACTTGTAAATCACTGTTTTATTAGAAATATTTACTTAAGAATCTATCGGCAAGTATTCATGGCTAATTGGGTTTTCTTGCTGTCTGTGCTCAGCTCAATAAAGCATTCCTGATAAAGCCCCCTTGGTCACgaccaaaatacattttgtctcaCAGTCTCGCCATTATGGAATAGTACACTGTATAATCATGACTTGGTCATGGTGTAATACAAACACTGGAAGTTTCTATTTACATTGATTGAAAATGGCATATGACTTTCAATTTTATACAGAACAAAAATGTCTAAATCTAGTCGCTTTTGGCGTGCTCATTAGGGGCCTAAAGACTATAATTTTAAGGTGTGGTTTTtaatatcattatttattataaacacAAAATGACTTTAATAGCATCGATTTTtgttacagcatcattttctgtaaatctgctttgaaaggatgtgtgttgtgaaacgtgctatacaaataaacataacttgacaaaaattatatttgtggtGAACTTCTGTATTCCTTTCATGTCAAATTTTGAATTTCATCATTAACATTCTATGGTTACTCATAGTGTAGAAAACAAAACTTGTAATGTTGATGATTTTTGAATTTTCTTTTCAGAGAAGGGAGATTTCATTGCCCTGGATCTGGGGGGCTCAAATTTCCGTATTCTCCGGGTAAAAGTGTCACACGAGAAGAAACAGACAGTGCAGATGGAGAGTCAGATATACGAGACTCCAGAGGACATCATCCATGGCAACGGATCACGGGTACACATCCTTAACAACAGCATCAGCAAACCAATTTTTGGGTTCGATTGCAAATGTTgagaatatactgtacattgggGTTCAAAAGACCACATTAAAAACTGGAATTTCAAAATTAACTGAATTctggaaataaacaaatttataggatttattttaaacaatgaaaTGGTATGATGTGAACTGATATGAATAATGTTTCTTTTGAACCCCAAAGTATCTAgaataatgtatataaataaacatttaactaCAAACCAGTCAGTGTTCTGAGCAGCTGagcattttcttttaattattattttttgtgtgagATTAAAATCTTACGATCAAcaattttgtgtgtgttataatcTTTATTGCAATTTAGATAACTTAAATGAGGTGTTTTGATCATCAGAGGTCCCTTCCTTAACCTTCCTTGTCTCTATTTTGCACCTGCTTATTATTTTTTGCAGCTGTTTGACCATGTTGCAGAATGCCTTGGAGACTTCATGGAGAAACAAAAAATTAAAGACAAAAAGCTTCCTGTGGGGTTCACATTCTCATTCCCTTGTGCTCATCGTAAACTGGATGAGGTAATAGAGCATTAAAGTCTATACTGCATTGGTATAGTTTTATTGCTGTGTAATATAGATCCAattaatttttgtattaaattCTGCATGCATTCTCATGACAATAACATATTTATACCTGTTGTATTTTTGCAGGCTGTTTTGCTGACTTGGACCAAGCGCTTCAAAGCCAATGGGGTTGAGGGAATGGATGTAGTAAAGCTTCTAAATAAAGCCATCAAAAAGCGTGGGGTGAGCTTTATTTTCTCCATAATCCTTGATTTTTAGCCTACAATTAAATCAATACTCTGCTTAAATACCAGAATGAGATTAACTGGTAAAATTCACAATCAGGACTATGATGCAGATATCATGGCTGTTGTCAATGACACTGTTGGAACTATGATGACCTGTGGCTTCGATGATCAGCGATGTGAAGTTGGCATCATCATTGGTAAAAAAACAATCCAAATGTCACATTCTTACAATAGTTTTTCTCATGTTAATGAGACCAGGCATTCATAATTGGACCATAAATTAGTAAAAGCTCTGTAATGctcatttgaattattatatacATTAACGTTTTGCTCTCAGtaatgttgtgaaatgtaattattatttcctTAAATGTACTTGTGGAAAGCAAATACCACTAATATACTTGATGTTAAAAATATTCTTAATCAAAGATTCTGGATTCTTTAACATCTGTGATGTTCCTGTTGTCCTACAGGTACAGGTACTAATGCATGTTACATGGAGGAGCTGAGACACATCGACCAGGTGGAGGGAGATGAAGGCAGGATGTGCATCAATACAGAATGGGGGGCTTTTGGAGATGATGGCACATTGGAGGATATCCGAACTGAGTTTGACAGGGAGATCGACCGTGGGTCCCTCAACCCAGGAAAGCAATtgtaagcaactgaaaaaagactTGTTTACATGGATTGCTTAGTTTGGAATTCTAGTCTTCCTCTGCACAAGTAAAGCTTGTTAGTTGTCAGCCCTTTAAATCAAGTTTGGTCAAGGTGAATGTTGTCTGTTCTCAGGTTTGAGAAGATGGTCAGTGGGATGTACATGGGTGAGCTGGTGAGACTGATCCTGGTGAAGATGGCTAAAGAAGGGCTGCTGTTTGAGGGGCGCATCACTCCAGAGCTGCTCACAAAAGGAAAAATTGAAACCAAGCATGTTTCTGCAATTGAGAAGTGAGTCATCAAATCCATCAGAatggaaataaaatgtaaataacatttatccaattaaaaaattattcagaCATAATAAATATAGTGTTCAAAGGAAAATGTGggatttcaaatatatatattttttgcaagtGGACTCAGACTACTGCACATATTGATGACACAAAACATAGTTACAGATTATTTTGtacatatattgaagcaaaacatGAAAGCCAAAACAAATAGTCCTTTTTGACCACAAATCATGCACCTAACCTCACAGATCTACCACTGTTTCTCCAGGAGCAAAGAGGGACTGACCAAAGCCGAAGAGATTCTGACCCGGTTGGGTGTAGAGCCATCTGAAGATGACTGCATTGCTGTGCAACACGTTTGTGCTATTGTTTCTTTTCGCTCTGCTAATCTAATTGCTGCCACTCTGGGTGCAATCCTCACACGCCTGAAGGACAATAAGAATGCCCCTCGACTCCGCACCACAGTGGGCATTGATGGCTCCCTCTACAAGATGCACCCACAGTGAGTATTACAATCAGATCAGCAGGTTCAAATTAGACTACAACCTGATCCGCTGATGTCTTGAAGCCAGAGGAACATTTTAGATGTCAATTTTGTCTGAGATGTTTTTTCCTAAAACTCTTTACAGGAGAAATAAGTTGACATACATTAAGCGTATTCTGCTATAAAGTTAATGTGGATGATATAGGCCAGATATTTTTGTTTAGGAAAATTAATATCAAAATCTGGACATTTAATTACAGACTTATGGTTGTTTTGCAAATCTGAttacagtttgagacattgttgagatctcttctgaaaagCCAGAATTTTTGTACTAGGGTCtatttctcaggagaaaaatctgactcatttgtgatttttcttgatGATCAGAATGTAGAAGCAACACAAGAAGAATATGATTTTAATATCATTAATTTTCATTCAAACTGCATTGCTTAATGTAACAGGTGTTTTAGCCTTATTAACTCATAATATATAGCCATTATGCATAGTAAGCACTCACAGAGAATAAATTGTGAATAAAACTGCTGGTGCATTTGACACTCTCAAACCCCTTAAAGGGAGTTCTGAACCCCCTTATGAGCTCTTCTAACAAAGACAAGGTCTATTAATATACATTGTGTATGTTTCCATAGAAGCAGCTGTGCCtccatttttttgacattatggACATACTCATTAACCTTATTAGTGTTCACACTGCACACTACTACGGTTAAAGAAGCAGATATTTAAATTGCAGTTGATATCAGATGAACTTCAATGCCATTAATGTCACCTCGTTCATCTTTTCACAACAACTCACAGTGCGAATAGACAGTGGGTCTTTAAATAGAACCTTTGAAAGAGATAGCAGCTCTCTATACTCTATGAACTTGAGAGAGATATGTAGGCAAGTGAGATATGACTACAGGACAGTGTGTTATTCAAAAACATTGCCATTCAGCTTCCTTGAACAGTAATGGTCAACCTAGGCTATCACTAAAAAGGATCTTTTATTCAAATGTCTTAAAACTTTAAGTTGTTCAAACATCACTTTGCTTAACATCACTGTtctcctattattattatttctttaaaataaactattttgaTTGGGCAGTTGTGGCATTCTGcagtaaaagttttttttccaaTGACCAATTAACTGCACATTTGACTTGTTCCAGACAACCAATCTTTCTTCTCACGTCAATTTCATATCTATAAAttcatttatttggtaagtagtaaGCTATGTAAAAGCAGAATAATGTTCAGTCAGACTGAATGGCTGGCTGCCTCTACAACATTATCCTTTATTTGAGTGGTTCTTTTCAGTTTTAAATCTCTCATTGTGATCTACATCCTTCTGTGTGTCATAGGTATGCTCGCCGATTGCACAAGACTGTGCGCCGTCTAGTGCCGGAATCTGACGTCCGCTTCTTGCTCTCTGAGAGTGGAAGTGGCAAAGGTGCTGCAATGGTAACAGCCTGGGCTTACCGCTTGGCCGATCAGACCCGTCAGATTGCTGAGACGCTTGCAGAGTTCAGGCTGACCAAAGACCAACTGCTGGAGGTGAAGAAGAGGATGACAATTGAGATCCAAAATGGATTGAGCAAGAAAACCCAAAGCTCAGCCACAGTCAAGATGCTGCCAACCTATGTGCGGAGTACACCGGATGGGTCAGGTATAAGATCTATGATTATCAAATTAATAATGGAACATcctctttaaaggtgaagtgagtAATTAATAGGGGTGTAAATCGGATGTTTCATTCATGATATGATCTTATATCGATTCTCCTGGCCTGCGATCATATATTCGCAGATACTTTAAAGTCTGCCACGATTTTGGTTTGATTCGATTCAGGGCCCTGCGATCGATATTCTAATATTATGTgccttttttatcattttttttgccctcaaatggaaccaaaatataatttgaatatttgatgaagctctctgaaaagtgcaaatttaggaTCCACATTTGGACATCCTAGCAAAATAAGGTAATTCAGATGTTGATAACAATTAcacagataataatataaaaaataacatcacaaaaagtgatcatcaatcgtttgattacaacttatttttcagtttagtcCATTCAAAATACTTACATACGTCTTGTTTCCAACTATCCGTGCCATCCGCGtatttcttggctacaacttccccagttgtaatgaaaaattctgttacgggggggcctgggtagctgagCAAGTaaagatgttgactaccacacctaaagtcacaagttcgaatccagggcatgctgagtgactccagtcaggcttcctaagcaaccatttggcccagttgctagggtgggtagagtcatgttggggtaacctcctcatggtcgctttaatgtggttctcgctctcggttgggcacgtagtgagttgtgtgtggataccACAGAGAATAAcgcgagcctccacatgcactaggtctccacagtaacgctcaacaagccacttaataagatgtgcggattgactgtctcagacacagaggcaactgagattcgtcctccgtccgCCACCCATATTGAGgctagtcactacgccaccacaaggacttagtgCATTGGGAATTAAGCATggaaaattggggagaaaagagaagaaaaaaaaaatatatatataagtaaaatcTGTTACAGTTAACTAAGATAAATGTTAGTGAGGGtgtagatgtgtaaagtcttTTGACTTTTAACTGATGCTAGTACTGGGCAgatgtttctctttccctcattagtgctgttcagaatgtcagcATTGTCGAGATGTTTCACATgatggttgaactgctccatggaacttttaaatggcaaattcccatgtaaaattcaaatgggACACATGCGCAAGGAGACCTCACATTTTAAGAAGCACCAGGTTAATGTGCTCGCATGGATAACAGAGCGCAATTTATCTTCACAGACCACTTGTCTCACATGAAAAGTGGATTCAGTGCTCTTAAAGTTAAATgaatgtaataaggttgcttcatcgcTTGACGGAAATGCATACGGAACTGGCTGATGTGAGAGAATTTAAATAAAGGTGAATCTTAACAGAAATGTCTATATCAATATTTACGCAttgtatcgataacattggatCGTTGGTTATTGGATCGATGCATCGTTCCAGATCGATGGATTGTAattgcaacattggctcaaccaatggtgggATTGTCTGTTTTTTGATCAATCGAATATGAGAGGAGTGTTTGGCCAAACAgtttttcaaatttaaaaaaaaataatttgcaattCCCAGATGGTGATGCTGGTGGTgcaaaaatgaaacaaatcacCTTTAAATTGAGTTGACTTCATGCATTTTCCTAAAAATGGCCAAATAGGCCACGGTAATCCTACAGATGCAATGATTCTCCTGATATGATCTGACTTTTCCCCTCTTACTAAGAAAATGCCATGTCATGTGTGGCCACAGAATAATTGCATTCAGCTAAATAATAAATCCATTATATTTCAAAGTCATCTGACTCAGTGTTCCCCTGTTATAAgcaaattaaattatctttatccCTGACCGTTGAGTTGCATCAAAATATAATCCTAAACTTATTCAATACAGGCACATGATGTTGTATTGTATCCCTAATGGTGATTTTAACTAAAGGCTTTCAAACTGAAGCCCAACTAAGAATTTAACAAgctaatgcaataacattttaGTTCTCACATTCAGATGGATTTTGCCATTGATCAGCAAATGTGCAGAGAATTCACAACTGTCAGACagtaaaaaatgaaaagaaagctCTAAGCACAAGATGTTTTTTAAAGTATATTAAGCCACTATGACTTTATTCTGTCATCTGTGGGACTATTTCTGATTCTTGTCCATCTTTGATCTTCCATCATTTCCTTCATAGTTGCAATTCTTTTCTCTTTGTGTATGCATCATTTAGTTATTGTCCTTTATTTATGTCAAGACTAAGTTTCTGTATATTCTCTGTTATACAGAAAATGGGGACTTCTTGGCTTTGGATCTTGGAGGTACAAACTTCAGGGTGCTGTTGGTAAAGATTCGCAGTGGCAAGAAACGAACTGTGGAGATGCATAATAAAATCTACGCCATTCCAGCAGAAGCAATGCAAGGAACTGGAGAGGAGGTTCATAATCACTATTGCATAATTAAACCTAGTTAGAAGATTTGCGTTacgaaaaatgtatctttttaatgTTGCATAGGCGCTGAACTACACTACATACAGATATAGAAatcctaaatatatttttatggtaTTTGATTTGCTGTTTAATAATAGTTAATGACATTTAATGATTTTTAATGCTTAATGCTAATTCATATCTTGAATTGAATAACAGCATATGCAATATTTcaacattaaattattaaaaatacatcTCCACAAACACCTGCAGCTCTTTGATCACATTGTGGCCTGCATATCTGACTTCCTGGACTACATGGGAATGAAGAATGCTCGCCTGCCTCTGGGCTTTACTTTCTCCTTCCCCTGCAGGCAAACTAGTCTGGATGCGGTGAGATGCCTTTTGACTTTTTTTCTATTTTGCATGTGCACATCTattgaattaaatcctgatgatATTTTCCTGCTGTGCTAATTGCAGGGAATATTGGTAAATTGGACAAAGGGCTTCAAAGCCACAGACTGTGAAGGGGAAGATGTTGTCAGCCTCCTGAGAGAGGGCATCAAAAGGAGAGAGGTGAGTTATAGTATACTGCCACACAAGTGACATGACCATAaattatttgattgatttttAAATCTTGACTCAATCTTTGTTACTTTGCCTGTGCATTAcaggttgtgtgcatgtgtgtgtatatgtgtattaatTCTAATTCATTTTGTGTATGCTTTACGGTTCACAGGAGTTTGACTTGGATGTTGTAGCTATAGTGAATGACACAGTGGGTACAATGATGACCTGTGCATATGAGGAACCCACGTGTGAGGTTGGGCTTATCGCAGGTAAATTCATATTTTTCCATCATATCATTCACTAACAAACTTAATCAATAATTTTAAAACACACTAGCAATATTCATAACAAGCGCTTATGATAAAATTGAACctgtattttttaaagatttgtatCAAGTAGAAAACACAATTATAGCTAGGAGTGATTAAACTGTCAATTTCAGTGAATAAACAGTGATgtcttttaaacaactttaactttgtgtgtgtggttttagGAACGGGCAGCAATGCCTGCTACATGGAGGAGTTGCGAAACATAGAGACAGTGGATGGAGAGGAGGGCAGGATGTGTGTGAATATGGAGTGGGGAGCGTTTGGGGACAATGGCTGCCTGGATGACATTAGGACTCAGTATGACAATAATGTGGATGATCTTTCTCTCAATGCCGGCAAACAGAAGtgagcactttttttaaccagtTAAAGGTGTGATTGAAAATAAATCGGTGCAAATAAATGAATGGATGAACAAAATGGATGATTAAgaaattttaaagaaata is a window of Xyrauchen texanus isolate HMW12.3.18 chromosome 24, RBS_HiC_50CHRs, whole genome shotgun sequence DNA encoding:
- the LOC127617431 gene encoding hexokinase-1-like, with the protein product MIAAQLLAYYFTELKDDQVKKIDKYLYSMRFCDETLRDIMSRFRREMENGLCRDTNPTATVKMLPTFVRSIPDGSEKGDFIALDLGGSNFRILRVKVSHEKKQTVQMESQIYETPEDIIHGNGSRLFDHVAECLGDFMEKQKIKDKKLPVGFTFSFPCAHRKLDEAVLLTWTKRFKANGVEGMDVVKLLNKAIKKRGDYDADIMAVVNDTVGTMMTCGFDDQRCEVGIIIGTGTNACYMEELRHIDQVEGDEGRMCINTEWGAFGDDGTLEDIRTEFDREIDRGSLNPGKQLFEKMVSGMYMGELVRLILVKMAKEGLLFEGRITPELLTKGKIETKHVSAIEKSKEGLTKAEEILTRLGVEPSEDDCIAVQHVCAIVSFRSANLIAATLGAILTRLKDNKNAPRLRTTVGIDGSLYKMHPQYARRLHKTVRRLVPESDVRFLLSESGSGKGAAMVTAWAYRLADQTRQIAETLAEFRLTKDQLLEVKKRMTIEIQNGLSKKTQSSATVKMLPTYVRSTPDGSENGDFLALDLGGTNFRVLLVKIRSGKKRTVEMHNKIYAIPAEAMQGTGEELFDHIVACISDFLDYMGMKNARLPLGFTFSFPCRQTSLDAGILVNWTKGFKATDCEGEDVVSLLREGIKRREEFDLDVVAIVNDTVGTMMTCAYEEPTCEVGLIAGTGSNACYMEELRNIETVDGEEGRMCVNMEWGAFGDNGCLDDIRTQYDNNVDDLSLNAGKQKYEKMCSGMYLGEIVRNILIDLTKRGFLFRGQISETLKTRGIFETKFLSQIESDRLALLQVRSILQHLGMDSTCDDSIIVKEVCGAVSHRAAQLCGAGMAAVVDKIRENRGLDHLDITVGVDGTLYKLHPHFSRIMHQTVKELAPNCNVNFLLSEDGSGKGAALITAVGCRLRQQEQMG